A section of the Candidatus Bathyarchaeia archaeon genome encodes:
- the pyrH gene encoding UMP kinase, with amino-acid sequence MKVTLKIGGHVFPFPPVIEMVNAYAEVITGLVEEGHSVLAVAGGGEAARKYIAAARMTGADEATCDQIGIEISRLNALLLVSKLGAQAYPEVPTTLNEVRRFHSSGKVVVVGGLSPGHSTTAVGALVAEATRSDIYIISSDVDGIYTADPKVDRSAKKLDEVTTREVLEMALAGRCWAGTYALDPIAVKVVERSRIPTYFINGLDPLNARRVVEGRRIGTQILTHRDTPNSRI; translated from the coding sequence TTGAAGGTCACTCTAAAGATAGGAGGGCATGTTTTCCCATTTCCACCAGTCATTGAAATGGTAAACGCTTACGCTGAGGTTATAACAGGCTTGGTGGAAGAGGGTCACTCTGTGCTTGCTGTTGCGGGTGGTGGTGAAGCTGCGAGGAAGTATATCGCCGCCGCGAGAATGACTGGTGCAGATGAGGCTACCTGCGATCAAATAGGGATTGAAATCTCACGGTTGAACGCCCTTCTCTTAGTCTCAAAGCTAGGGGCGCAAGCCTACCCAGAAGTTCCAACCACACTAAATGAGGTTAGAAGATTCCATTCTTCAGGAAAGGTTGTTGTGGTGGGAGGGTTATCGCCAGGGCATTCTACGACAGCGGTTGGGGCGTTAGTGGCGGAGGCTACTAGATCTGACATTTACATAATATCGAGCGATGTAGACGGCATATACACGGCCGACCCGAAAGTTGATCGAAGCGCCAAAAAACTGGACGAGGTAACCACTAGAGAGGTGCTAGAGATGGCTTTGGCGGGGAGGTGCTGGGCTGGAACTTATGCGCTCGACCCAATAGCTGTAAAGGTTGTGGAAAGATCTAGGATCCCCACATACTTTATAAACGGTCTAGATCCACTTAATGCTCGACGCGTAGTAGAGGGTAGGAGAATAGGAACTCAAATCTTAACCCATAGAGACACTCCAAACAGCCGTATCTAG
- a CDS encoding DNA topoisomerase I: MERLEHNGILIPKYEAKGFHIFLKGKKIDLTSDQEEMAVAWVKKLDTIYARDRRFVSNFFGDFCRALGLKEKVKPEDFDFSEIKRYLDEERERKLKLTPEEKKTQAQARKTQKEANKEKYGYAIVDGARVELANYMAEPSCIFMGRGKHPLRGRWKRGPSERDIILNLSPDAPMPPGEWKERVWEPNFMWIAKWTDNLSGKEKYVWLADSSHLKQAREIEKFNKARELEGNINALREYIWRNLNSEDLKRRKAATVCYLIDELKLRVGDEKDKDEADTVGATTLRPEHIHFESNGTVNFDFLGKDSVRWCRSVSLPTPVIENLKEFSSTAKSSIFAGINSKVISSFLGEVMPGLTAKVFRTYHASKIVEEYLKTSKVSWADPDYCKKYVATMANLQAAISCNHKRKLPKNWRSSLAKQKERLRRLRVQKKRTAKAKERLEALRIKIKTMEATRDYNLRTSLKSYIDPRVYYTWGKEVNYDWKQYYPKVLQRKFSWVEGTAAPLSAGGDVDKLTVTSSPPRSF; this comes from the coding sequence ATGGAACGACTTGAACATAACGGCATACTGATCCCCAAGTATGAGGCGAAGGGCTTCCACATATTTTTGAAGGGGAAGAAGATAGATCTCACATCTGACCAGGAAGAGATGGCGGTAGCGTGGGTTAAGAAGCTCGACACCATTTATGCCCGCGATAGACGCTTCGTATCCAATTTCTTCGGTGACTTTTGCAGAGCACTGGGGTTAAAAGAGAAGGTTAAACCTGAAGACTTCGACTTCTCCGAGATCAAACGCTACCTGGATGAGGAGCGGGAACGGAAGTTGAAACTCACACCTGAGGAGAAGAAGACTCAGGCACAAGCTAGGAAGACGCAGAAAGAGGCCAATAAAGAAAAGTATGGTTACGCTATCGTTGACGGTGCCCGGGTTGAGTTGGCAAACTATATGGCTGAACCCTCATGCATCTTCATGGGGAGGGGGAAACACCCCCTAAGAGGTAGGTGGAAGAGAGGGCCATCTGAGAGAGATATAATTCTGAACCTCTCTCCGGATGCACCCATGCCACCGGGAGAATGGAAGGAACGGGTCTGGGAGCCTAACTTCATGTGGATAGCTAAATGGACTGATAATCTCAGCGGTAAGGAGAAGTATGTCTGGCTAGCTGACTCTTCCCACCTCAAGCAGGCGAGGGAGATAGAGAAGTTCAATAAAGCTAGAGAACTTGAGGGGAATATCAACGCCCTACGCGAGTACATCTGGAGAAATCTCAACTCGGAGGATCTAAAACGGCGTAAAGCAGCTACAGTATGCTACCTGATTGACGAGTTGAAACTAAGAGTTGGGGACGAGAAAGATAAAGATGAAGCTGACACGGTTGGTGCCACAACTCTGAGACCTGAGCACATCCATTTCGAATCCAATGGGACCGTTAACTTCGACTTTCTAGGTAAGGACTCGGTCAGGTGGTGTAGGTCGGTCAGTTTACCCACCCCCGTCATAGAGAATTTGAAAGAGTTCAGCTCCACTGCCAAATCTTCGATATTCGCTGGCATCAATTCGAAGGTTATCTCCAGCTTTCTTGGGGAGGTTATGCCCGGACTGACTGCCAAGGTATTCAGGACATATCACGCCTCCAAGATAGTGGAAGAGTACCTTAAAACGTCGAAGGTATCTTGGGCAGACCCTGACTACTGCAAAAAATACGTCGCCACTATGGCCAACCTCCAAGCAGCCATCAGCTGCAACCACAAACGTAAACTACCAAAGAACTGGCGTAGCTCCCTGGCTAAACAGAAAGAGCGGCTGCGGAGGTTGAGGGTGCAGAAGAAGCGGACTGCGAAGGCTAAGGAGCGCCTTGAGGCGTTGCGTATAAAGATCAAGACTATGGAGGCAACTCGTGACTATAACCTCCGGACATCCCTAAAGAGCTACATAGACCCCCGCGTCTATTACACTTGGGGGAAAGAGGTCAATTACGACTGGAAACAGTATTACCCTAAAGTTCTTCAGCGTAAATTCTCTTGGGTTGAAGGGACAGCAGCCCCCCTAAGTGCGGGTGGAGACGTAGATAAACTTACAGTAACCTCTTCTCCCCCTCGATCTTTTTGA
- a CDS encoding DUF438 domain-containing protein, with protein MAEPFSEKSDKKGYLKNLIRRLHEGASPEEIKEKFRAIKDTTPAEIAHIEEELVREGMSREDIHRLCDIHLAVLGEPLEREETLAPAGHPIYVLMEEHRLLLKFADELKKTAREFIGLESFDSVHGQMGRLGHIVGRFKEAESHYTREENVLFPYLERHGITQPPAIMWMEHNKIRETKKNLNSLVEKHKDMAFQEFAKQLDEVAASLAEMLSNHFYKENKILFPTALTVIGESEWEEIGRQFDELGYCCFTPEQARVAATTTAAGAPAPKAGAEGLIYFKTGSLSRIEMEAILNTLPVDITFVDKEDTVRYFSQSKSRIFVRTKAVIGRKVQQCHPQKSVHLVNQILDDFKSGRRDVADFWIDQKGRLIYIRYFAVRGCDGSYLGCLEVTQDITDIKKIEGEKRLL; from the coding sequence GTGGCTGAACCGTTCAGCGAGAAATCAGATAAAAAGGGATACCTAAAAAACTTAATAAGAAGACTGCATGAGGGCGCGAGCCCAGAAGAGATAAAGGAAAAATTCAGAGCCATAAAAGACACCACGCCAGCTGAGATAGCCCATATAGAAGAGGAACTTGTCAGGGAGGGCATGTCGAGGGAGGATATTCATAGGCTCTGCGACATCCACTTAGCAGTGCTTGGAGAGCCACTTGAGAGGGAGGAGACGCTGGCACCTGCGGGACACCCCATATACGTCCTCATGGAGGAACATAGGTTGCTCCTGAAGTTCGCCGACGAACTTAAGAAAACTGCAAGAGAATTCATAGGGTTGGAGAGTTTCGACTCTGTTCATGGGCAGATGGGTCGTCTGGGCCACATCGTTGGGCGCTTTAAAGAGGCAGAAAGTCACTATACGCGGGAGGAGAATGTTCTCTTCCCTTACCTTGAGAGGCATGGCATCACCCAGCCTCCAGCAATAATGTGGATGGAGCACAATAAGATAAGAGAGACCAAGAAGAATCTCAACAGCCTCGTTGAAAAGCATAAAGATATGGCCTTCCAAGAATTTGCCAAGCAACTGGACGAGGTGGCAGCTTCGCTGGCTGAGATGCTCTCGAACCATTTTTACAAAGAGAATAAAATTCTCTTCCCCACAGCTCTGACGGTTATAGGGGAGAGTGAGTGGGAGGAGATAGGGCGCCAATTCGATGAGCTCGGCTACTGTTGCTTCACCCCCGAGCAAGCGAGAGTAGCGGCAACAACCACAGCGGCGGGGGCTCCGGCTCCCAAAGCTGGAGCTGAAGGTTTAATCTACTTCAAAACTGGCAGTCTATCAAGGATAGAGATGGAGGCGATTCTTAACACTTTACCAGTTGACATAACGTTTGTGGATAAAGAGGATACAGTCAGATACTTCAGCCAGTCAAAGAGTCGAATCTTCGTGAGGACGAAGGCAGTGATAGGCAGAAAGGTTCAGCAGTGCCACCCCCAAAAGAGCGTACACCTTGTCAACCAGATCTTAGATGACTTTAAAAGTGGCCGCAGGGATGTAGCTGATTTCTGGATAGACCAAAAAGGTAGGTTAATTTACATCCGGTACTTCGCTGTCCGCGGCTGTGATGGAAGCTACCTGGGTTGTTTAGAGGTAACACAAGACATCACCGATATCAAAAAGATCGAGGGGGAGAAGAGGTTACTGTAA
- a CDS encoding DUF1512 domain-containing protein produces the protein MSLSPWITGEESGAYSWVFQLIFLAFIVLYFLYGQKLQMAVWTRDIEKALRRLKSMKENARDLSIRTVKELGKPQNDPTPRIDQFLERFFIQPVDMDPAGIVWKFDHLLDVRDMSFKEEIKRLAPAADGPTLNNLENLLEASMDLNFIYKMIRHYYLFGKRRNAYVMVMQVHMLLPIIMDIAESYAGSVQAFATGQPIGDGAGPLLANKLIRGLEVRKLEKDMIVAETNIDGRKIFVLKAEGPGGNVGKPGDALMSLIESLGAKVSNIIMVDAALKMEGDESGEVAEGVGAAIGGVGTERYKIEEISHKYKIPLFAVTIKMSLREAIAPMKKEIYEGVEKAIERTRRIIRENTKEGDTVVIAGIGNTIGIA, from the coding sequence ATGTCCCTATCGCCATGGATCACAGGGGAGGAGAGCGGCGCCTATTCTTGGGTGTTCCAGCTCATCTTCCTAGCTTTCATCGTCCTTTACTTCCTATACGGTCAAAAACTCCAGATGGCAGTATGGACACGGGATATTGAGAAGGCATTGAGAAGGTTGAAATCGATGAAAGAAAATGCCAGAGACCTCTCAATTAGGACTGTGAAGGAGCTGGGCAAGCCGCAGAATGACCCTACACCACGGATTGATCAGTTCTTGGAGCGGTTCTTCATTCAACCAGTAGACATGGATCCGGCCGGGATAGTTTGGAAGTTTGATCATTTACTGGACGTCCGCGACATGAGCTTCAAAGAGGAGATAAAACGGTTAGCTCCGGCAGCCGACGGCCCTACACTGAATAATTTGGAAAATCTCCTGGAAGCCTCGATGGATCTCAACTTCATATATAAGATGATTAGGCACTACTACCTATTCGGTAAGAGGAGGAATGCTTACGTCATGGTGATGCAGGTTCACATGCTCCTACCAATTATAATGGATATAGCCGAGTCATATGCTGGATCTGTCCAAGCCTTTGCGACGGGTCAACCGATAGGCGACGGCGCCGGCCCACTCCTAGCCAATAAACTGATCCGGGGGCTAGAAGTGAGAAAGTTGGAGAAGGATATGATTGTAGCTGAAACAAACATAGATGGTAGAAAGATCTTTGTATTAAAGGCAGAAGGGCCAGGAGGCAACGTAGGCAAACCTGGAGATGCTTTGATGTCACTCATCGAGTCTCTAGGTGCCAAGGTTTCAAATATCATCATGGTGGACGCAGCCTTGAAGATGGAGGGGGATGAGAGTGGAGAGGTAGCTGAAGGGGTTGGTGCAGCTATAGGAGGGGTTGGTACTGAACGTTACAAGATTGAGGAGATATCCCATAAGTATAAGATCCCTCTCTTCGCGGTCACCATTAAAATGTCATTAAGGGAGGCCATAGCCCCCATGAAGAAAGAGATCTATGAGGGCGTCGAGAAGGCGATCGAGCGGACAAGGCGCATAATTAGAGAGAATACGAAGGAAGGAGACACCGTGGTTATAGCTGGAATTGGCAACACGATAGGGATAGCTTGA
- the map gene encoding type II methionyl aminopeptidase, whose amino-acid sequence MWTAEELEKLRKAGKIASEVRSYAERCVREGVRILDICESLEEEIRRRGAKPAFPCNIGIDWVGAHYTSPLGDTSCIPPNSLVKVDIGAHIDGYISDTAISICLNPEYMVLKQATEEALRAALKVIKPGMKTSEVGAVIQNTIQKYGLKVIRNLTGHGISRYIIHTGKVLPNVGMPIGPRLEEGEIYGVEPFATTQKGGGLVFEDKSVHIYRVIKEKQPKGESARGILQYIRENYRTLPFAKRWIFKAFPREDTNAAFEELVEGRFIRGYPVLVESKREPIAQSEHTILVTRDGCEVLTF is encoded by the coding sequence ATGTGGACTGCTGAGGAGTTAGAGAAGCTTAGAAAAGCCGGGAAGATCGCTTCGGAAGTTCGCTCCTACGCGGAAAGGTGCGTGAGGGAGGGAGTTAGGATCTTAGACATCTGTGAAAGCCTAGAAGAGGAGATTCGCCGCAGAGGTGCAAAGCCAGCCTTCCCCTGCAACATCGGTATCGATTGGGTTGGTGCACATTATACTTCACCTCTTGGAGATACCTCATGTATCCCCCCGAACTCTTTGGTTAAGGTAGATATAGGAGCTCACATTGATGGTTACATAAGTGACACGGCTATATCCATCTGCTTAAATCCCGAATACATGGTATTGAAGCAGGCTACCGAAGAGGCACTTAGGGCGGCACTAAAGGTTATCAAACCCGGCATGAAGACTTCGGAGGTTGGCGCGGTTATACAGAATACAATTCAGAAATACGGCCTCAAGGTTATACGAAACCTTACAGGCCATGGGATCTCCCGTTACATAATTCATACAGGCAAAGTTCTGCCCAACGTGGGAATGCCCATCGGGCCCAGACTTGAGGAGGGAGAGATTTACGGGGTGGAACCCTTCGCCACCACCCAAAAAGGGGGAGGGCTTGTTTTTGAGGACAAGTCCGTGCACATCTATAGGGTCATCAAAGAGAAGCAGCCAAAGGGTGAGAGTGCGAGGGGCATACTCCAGTATATCAGGGAAAACTATCGTACACTGCCATTCGCTAAGCGATGGATCTTCAAGGCTTTCCCTAGAGAAGATACCAACGCCGCCTTTGAGGAGCTGGTTGAAGGAAGATTCATACGAGGTTACCCAGTTCTTGTAGAGTCCAAGAGGGAGCCTATAGCTCAATCAGAGCATACAATCCTAGTGACACGGGACGGCTGCGAAGTCCTAACCTTTTAG
- a CDS encoding pantetheine-phosphate adenylyltransferase, with protein MVNKFRRIAVGGTFDSLHKGHRKLLEEAFLKGEEVIIGLTTDRLARELHTTHTVASYEARKEALLNLLRRKGVASRAHIIPIDSREGTAADTLDLEAIVVSPESYPGALRINELRRQRLMKELEIIVVEEVMAEDGKPISATRIRAGEIDREGKTLSPQ; from the coding sequence ATGGTGAACAAGTTTAGGAGAATTGCGGTCGGGGGAACTTTCGACTCCCTCCATAAAGGCCACCGGAAGCTCCTAGAGGAGGCTTTCCTCAAAGGTGAAGAAGTCATTATAGGTTTGACCACCGACAGGTTGGCAAGGGAGCTACATACCACACACACAGTTGCCTCGTATGAGGCAAGGAAGGAAGCCTTGCTGAATCTTCTGCGGCGGAAGGGGGTAGCTTCCAGAGCTCACATCATCCCGATTGATAGTAGGGAAGGTACAGCTGCGGATACGCTGGACTTGGAAGCCATAGTTGTCAGCCCTGAGAGCTACCCAGGCGCATTGAGGATAAACGAACTTCGTAGGCAACGCCTGATGAAGGAGCTAGAAATTATAGTGGTAGAGGAAGTCATGGCTGAGGACGGTAAACCAATATCCGCTACTAGGATCAGAGCTGGGGAGATCGACAGAGAAGGTAAGACCCTATCACCTCAGTAA
- a CDS encoding tryptophan--tRNA ligase: protein MTGEGEGGMVVTPWRVSGEIDYDRLINQFGTQPITTELLERIKKFSGELHLQLRRKIFFSHRDLDWILNLYERGEQFVLYTGRGPSGPVHLGHIVPWLFTRHLQNVFKAKLYFQMTDDEKFLIHQGLSIKDVWGFTYDNALDVVAVGFDQAKTKIISNIKNISALYDISLRVAKHVTLSTAKATFGFDDSSNIGIIYFPALQAAPAFLESAITGRNVPCLIPAAIDQDPYWRITRDVAPKLGYYKPAQIHSRFLPGLGREGKMSTSQPETCIFTVDPPEVAVKKVMNAFTGGRPTVEEQRKLGGDPEICPVYHYFLFLFEEDDAKLAELWENCRTGKLLCGECKEILAGRVSKFLRDHQANRERAKDVVDGFFLEDAYLRKKFY from the coding sequence ATGACTGGCGAAGGAGAGGGCGGAATGGTTGTAACCCCTTGGAGGGTATCTGGGGAGATAGATTATGATAGACTAATAAACCAGTTCGGTACGCAGCCTATCACTACGGAGCTACTTGAACGAATAAAGAAGTTCTCTGGGGAGTTGCATCTACAACTGAGGCGAAAAATCTTCTTCTCCCACAGAGATTTAGACTGGATCCTGAACCTCTACGAGAGAGGTGAACAATTTGTCCTTTATACTGGACGGGGGCCGTCCGGTCCAGTCCACCTAGGCCATATCGTACCGTGGCTCTTCACTCGACACCTCCAAAACGTCTTCAAGGCGAAACTTTACTTCCAGATGACAGACGACGAGAAGTTTCTCATCCATCAGGGGCTTTCGATTAAGGATGTGTGGGGCTTCACCTACGATAACGCGTTGGATGTTGTAGCCGTCGGGTTCGATCAAGCTAAGACTAAGATTATCTCTAACATCAAGAACATTAGCGCCCTATATGATATATCTTTAAGAGTTGCCAAACATGTGACCCTCTCCACAGCGAAGGCAACCTTCGGCTTCGATGACAGCTCCAATATCGGAATTATCTACTTTCCCGCCTTACAGGCAGCCCCAGCCTTCCTTGAGTCAGCTATCACTGGGCGAAACGTCCCCTGCCTTATTCCTGCGGCGATAGATCAGGATCCCTACTGGCGTATCACTCGAGATGTTGCTCCCAAGCTTGGCTACTACAAGCCAGCCCAGATTCACTCTCGCTTCCTGCCGGGGCTTGGGAGAGAGGGAAAGATGTCTACCTCTCAACCCGAGACTTGCATATTCACGGTGGACCCCCCGGAAGTGGCCGTGAAAAAAGTTATGAACGCTTTCACTGGTGGTAGGCCAACCGTGGAAGAACAACGAAAACTTGGGGGCGACCCCGAGATCTGTCCTGTATACCATTACTTCCTATTCCTATTCGAAGAGGACGACGCTAAACTCGCTGAGCTTTGGGAGAATTGTCGTACAGGTAAGCTCCTTTGTGGAGAATGTAAAGAGATTCTAGCCGGTAGAGTGTCAAAGTTCCTCCGAGACCACCAGGCTAACAGGGAGAGAGCGAAGGATGTTGTGGATGGTTTCTTTTTGGAAGATGCCTACTTGCGAAAGAAGTTTTACTGA
- a CDS encoding phenylalanine--tRNA ligase subunit alpha: MAHRSSYLQVGWRLIRSMAEMRDLEFEVLKALAESSGQGSVEEVCKRSGLNHSAVMRSILALEKDNLVEVTEQPVSFFKLTDEGRTDIAKGLPERRLAKATIELGGSATLAAAAERAGLSSEEASIALGWLIKKGLCSLERKGDTVVIKVTESPPVSMEESLLRLVEERMQIASTELNSEQIETARALRRRKLLEEKPAVLRMTKLTEAGWARVKEGASSGIEITALTSELLTSGRWREVKLREYDVKAPPPPLYPGRKHFYLEFLEEVRLLLVSMGFEEAEGPYVETEFWNFDVLFQAQDHPAREIHDSYLIEEPTRGSLPDDTLVDRVRRVHENGWNTGSRGWRYKWSRDVASRLILRTQTTAVSARYLYQHKDPPVKMFCISKVYRPDVLDAKHSMEFSQCEGIVMDKGLNFRHLIGFLREFAEALELGEVIFRPGYFPFTEPSVESFVKHPILGWVEFVGAGMFRPEVLSPLGIKHPVLAWGIGIDRLAMAKLGISDIRELYSKRLDLLRMR; encoded by the coding sequence ATGGCTCATAGAAGCAGTTACCTGCAAGTTGGGTGGAGGCTGATAAGGTCCATGGCTGAGATGAGAGATTTAGAGTTTGAAGTTCTGAAGGCTCTAGCGGAGTCTAGCGGTCAAGGGTCTGTTGAGGAGGTCTGCAAAAGGTCAGGGTTAAACCACTCGGCAGTCATGCGGTCAATCCTCGCCTTAGAAAAAGATAACCTTGTAGAAGTAACAGAGCAGCCTGTAAGTTTCTTTAAGTTGACTGATGAAGGGCGGACTGACATTGCTAAGGGTCTTCCAGAGAGGAGATTGGCCAAGGCTACCATTGAACTTGGGGGATCTGCCACATTGGCGGCTGCAGCTGAGAGAGCTGGTTTGAGCAGTGAAGAGGCAAGCATTGCTCTAGGTTGGCTTATAAAGAAGGGGCTGTGTAGCTTGGAGCGGAAGGGGGATACAGTCGTAATAAAAGTCACAGAATCACCGCCAGTTAGCATGGAGGAGTCACTACTCCGCCTTGTTGAAGAGCGAATGCAGATTGCTTCGACCGAGCTTAATTCCGAGCAAATTGAGACAGCCAGAGCATTGAGGAGAAGGAAACTCCTCGAAGAGAAACCCGCAGTCTTGAGAATGACTAAGCTGACTGAAGCCGGCTGGGCTCGGGTCAAAGAGGGCGCAAGTTCTGGAATAGAAATAACCGCATTAACCAGCGAGTTATTAACCTCAGGTCGATGGAGAGAAGTGAAACTTCGAGAGTACGATGTGAAGGCCCCCCCACCTCCACTCTATCCTGGAAGGAAACATTTCTACCTAGAGTTTCTAGAAGAAGTCCGGCTGCTACTCGTCTCGATGGGCTTTGAGGAAGCTGAAGGCCCGTATGTAGAGACAGAGTTCTGGAACTTCGACGTCTTATTCCAAGCACAGGATCACCCAGCGCGGGAGATTCATGATAGCTACCTTATCGAGGAGCCCACCCGTGGGTCTCTACCAGACGACACCCTAGTGGACAGGGTTAGGCGAGTTCACGAAAATGGCTGGAATACGGGATCTCGAGGTTGGCGATACAAGTGGAGCAGAGATGTTGCAAGTAGACTTATACTGAGAACTCAAACCACCGCCGTATCAGCGAGATACCTATACCAACATAAGGACCCCCCGGTAAAGATGTTCTGCATATCTAAGGTATACAGACCCGATGTTCTCGACGCCAAACACTCGATGGAGTTCTCCCAGTGTGAAGGAATAGTCATGGATAAAGGCCTAAACTTCCGCCACCTAATCGGCTTCCTTCGAGAGTTCGCTGAAGCATTAGAGTTAGGCGAAGTCATTTTCAGACCTGGCTACTTCCCTTTCACCGAGCCCAGCGTCGAGTCATTCGTCAAACATCCCATCCTCGGTTGGGTGGAATTCGTCGGAGCCGGTATGTTCAGGCCGGAGGTGCTCAGCCCCCTCGGTATTAAGCATCCTGTTCTCGCTTGGGGAATTGGCATTGACCGTCTAGCCATGGCGAAACTCGGAATTAGCGACATACGAGAGTTATACTCGAAGAGACTTGACCTCTTGAGGATGCGGTAA
- the pheT gene encoding phenylalanine--tRNA ligase subunit beta: protein MPTVEFDLVDLHELLGRDIPLNRLTYALPLIKCEVKSVEGGKVTLEVNADRPDMFSVEGIARALKGFLGLEKGYPSYRWRKGRVVVKVDRSVDGIRPYIACAVIRNLKLTDSSLKDILLLQEKLHETICRKRRKGSIGIYDLDKVTPPMNYGALPPCKIRFTPLEETRSMTAQEILRETQKGVEYGILLERLPRYPLLRDAEGTVLSMPPIINSEDTKLTTQSRNLFVDVTGLSDEIVNDVVNIVATSLGERGAVIESVKVEYPEHMVYTASLKPRKMELKLDYVERVSGLTLNIKTLEAIANKMRYGVGVKSRESLQLIIPPYRCDIIHPVDLVEDIIIGYGYDRVKPEMPATLTFGRTLKESKLTRSVRDVMVGYGFQEITSYVLTSRESQVAMMGLDCAELVAVANPTTREHSVMRRWLLPCLLEFLSCNTHVDYPQKVFECGNVVIRDPTEETRARNDLRLAGIVCDYKVSYEMIQSTVYGVLRYLNVEGWSIDGKDHKSFIKGRTAAITVGGEEVAILGEVHPKVLTNFKIPNPVAAFEINLSFLLQKKHGYH from the coding sequence ATGCCAACTGTTGAATTTGACCTTGTAGATTTGCACGAGTTACTTGGGAGAGATATCCCCCTTAACCGTCTCACCTATGCCCTTCCACTAATCAAATGCGAGGTTAAATCTGTGGAAGGAGGGAAGGTGACTCTCGAGGTTAATGCTGACAGGCCTGATATGTTCTCAGTTGAGGGTATTGCCCGAGCCTTGAAGGGCTTCTTGGGATTGGAGAAAGGTTACCCATCCTACCGCTGGAGGAAAGGTAGGGTGGTGGTGAAAGTCGACAGAAGCGTCGATGGAATCCGGCCTTACATCGCCTGCGCAGTCATCCGTAATCTAAAGTTAACTGATAGTTCCCTTAAAGATATACTCTTGCTCCAGGAGAAACTTCATGAAACGATCTGCAGGAAACGTCGGAAAGGCTCGATAGGCATCTACGATCTGGATAAGGTTACGCCTCCTATGAACTACGGGGCGTTACCTCCTTGCAAGATAAGGTTCACGCCACTTGAGGAGACAAGGAGTATGACTGCTCAGGAGATTCTCAGGGAGACTCAGAAGGGGGTTGAATACGGGATATTACTGGAGAGGCTCCCACGCTACCCTCTGCTTAGAGATGCGGAAGGCACCGTACTCTCCATGCCGCCAATCATAAACAGCGAGGACACAAAATTGACCACTCAAAGCCGGAATCTATTCGTTGATGTGACTGGGCTCAGCGATGAGATCGTCAACGACGTAGTGAACATCGTGGCAACGAGCCTCGGGGAGAGAGGAGCCGTTATAGAAAGTGTAAAAGTTGAGTATCCAGAGCACATGGTGTACACCGCTTCACTCAAACCTCGAAAAATGGAGTTGAAGCTGGACTACGTGGAGAGAGTCTCAGGGCTAACTCTAAACATTAAAACATTAGAAGCCATAGCTAATAAGATGCGGTATGGCGTGGGAGTTAAAAGCAGGGAGAGCCTCCAGCTGATTATACCGCCTTACAGATGCGACATAATCCACCCAGTCGACCTTGTGGAGGACATAATAATAGGTTATGGTTACGACCGTGTCAAACCAGAGATGCCGGCTACCTTAACGTTTGGGCGGACTCTAAAGGAGAGCAAACTAACCCGGTCGGTTAGAGATGTAATGGTAGGTTACGGCTTCCAGGAGATTACTAGTTACGTGTTAACTAGCAGGGAGAGCCAGGTAGCTATGATGGGGTTGGATTGCGCGGAACTAGTAGCGGTTGCAAATCCGACGACTCGCGAACATTCGGTTATGCGGCGGTGGCTTCTTCCATGCCTCCTCGAGTTTCTCTCCTGTAACACACATGTAGACTACCCCCAGAAGGTCTTTGAGTGTGGGAACGTGGTAATCAGGGATCCAACGGAAGAGACTAGAGCGAGGAACGATCTTCGGCTTGCGGGTATCGTTTGCGATTATAAGGTTAGCTATGAGATGATTCAGTCGACGGTATACGGCGTACTCCGATATCTAAACGTGGAAGGTTGGAGCATTGATGGTAAAGACCATAAAAGCTTCATAAAAGGGCGAACCGCCGCCATCACGGTCGGAGGGGAGGAGGTCGCAATACTGGGTGAGGTTCACCCCAAAGTCCTCACAAACTTCAAGATACCAAACCCTGTAGCCGCCTTCGAGATAAATTTATCTTTCCTCCTACAGAAGAAACACGGCTACCATTAG